A region from the Chitinophaga sp. Cy-1792 genome encodes:
- a CDS encoding alpha/beta hydrolase — MKKLILLCMLAGYGLNGMAQQEKQIALWPGIAPGETVKKPLEMSADSSRNVHRISSVTDPFISVYPAPLEGRKDAAVIVCPGGGYGILAIDLEGYEIAQWLNKLGYTAFVLHYRVPQKREGALQDVQRAIRLVKSRASEWQINPEKVGLIGFSAGGSLSARAATLYDRQTYTAIDAADKLSAKPAYAMLIYPAYLDEGENRTLTPELKVNAATPPMFLFATADDSYGYSALVMTGAMRDAKAPVELHFYNKGGHGYGLRPGNPAADTWPGLAGKWLEQLLKATH, encoded by the coding sequence TGGACTTAATGGAATGGCACAACAGGAAAAGCAAATAGCCTTGTGGCCCGGTATCGCTCCCGGTGAAACCGTGAAGAAACCACTGGAAATGTCGGCCGACAGCAGCCGGAATGTTCATCGTATTTCTTCGGTAACCGATCCCTTTATTTCCGTTTACCCGGCGCCGTTAGAAGGCCGCAAAGATGCAGCAGTGATTGTTTGTCCGGGTGGCGGCTACGGTATCCTGGCCATCGATCTGGAAGGTTATGAAATAGCACAATGGCTTAACAAGCTGGGCTATACTGCATTTGTACTGCACTACCGCGTTCCGCAGAAAAGAGAAGGTGCCTTACAGGATGTACAAAGGGCCATCAGGCTCGTGAAATCCCGCGCTTCCGAATGGCAGATAAACCCTGAAAAGGTAGGCCTCATCGGCTTTTCCGCAGGTGGTAGCCTGAGTGCGCGTGCAGCCACCCTGTACGATAGGCAAACCTATACCGCCATCGATGCTGCTGATAAGCTGAGTGCCAAACCGGCATATGCCATGCTGATCTACCCGGCATACCTCGACGAAGGCGAAAACAGAACGCTGACACCAGAGTTGAAAGTTAATGCAGCTACACCGCCCATGTTCTTATTTGCAACGGCAGATGATAGCTATGGATATAGTGCGCTGGTCATGACCGGTGCCATGAGAGATGCCAAAGCCCCGGTAGAATTACATTTCTACAATAAGGGAGGCCATGGCTACGGACTCCGGCCTGGTAATCCCGCTGCGGATACATGGCCGGGCCTGGCAGGAAAATGGCTGGAACAACTATTGAAGGCAACACATTAA